In one Halorubrum sp. CBA1229 genomic region, the following are encoded:
- a CDS encoding dolichyl-phosphate hexose transferase, whose translation MGTYNEEEAIATVLEDIDEVTDGKAEVVCVDGSSDRTPEIAREHGATVVEQEPQGYGVAVREAVLTPDRPVVVTTDCDDTYPMEALPEFLAEINDGADVVSGDRLYHGADAMPAFNRLGNHAFAAVASLLMGERVHDTTTGMRAYRRDVVEEIGWTENTGLSAELLIRPLMRGYDVRERPIRYAERLGETKLDPIGGGAAIAKSIVTVCLEEQLRRF comes from the coding sequence ATGGGAACGTACAACGAGGAGGAGGCCATCGCGACGGTGCTAGAGGACATCGACGAGGTCACCGACGGGAAGGCGGAGGTCGTCTGCGTCGACGGCTCCTCGGACCGAACGCCGGAGATCGCCCGCGAGCACGGAGCAACCGTCGTCGAGCAGGAGCCGCAGGGGTACGGCGTCGCCGTGCGCGAGGCGGTCCTGACGCCCGACCGCCCGGTGGTCGTCACCACCGACTGCGACGACACCTACCCGATGGAGGCGCTGCCGGAGTTCCTCGCCGAGATCAACGACGGCGCGGACGTGGTGAGCGGCGACCGGCTCTACCACGGTGCGGACGCGATGCCGGCGTTCAACCGTCTCGGGAACCACGCGTTCGCGGCGGTCGCGAGCCTCCTGATGGGCGAGCGCGTCCACGACACCACCACCGGGATGCGCGCGTACCGCCGCGACGTGGTCGAGGAGATCGGCTGGACGGAGAACACCGGCCTCTCCGCCGAACTGCTGATCCGGCCGCTGATGCGCGGCTACGACGTCCGCGAGCGCCCGATCCGCTACGCCGAGCGCCTCGGCGAGACGAAGCTCGACCCGATCGGCGGCGGCGCCGCCATCGCGAAGTCGATCGTCACAGTCTGTCTCGAAGAGCAGCTCCGACGGTTCTGA
- a CDS encoding glycosyltransferase family 39 protein, whose product MTVAAALVAVAAGALTFAIAATVFSHHSANHDEGVYLTQAALLLGGQLEFHAGPLADAFHPWFFIEDGGRLYPKYNPVPAATFAASMWLFGEPRVTLAAVAAGNAALVYLLGSQTFGRRAGLAASVLFAASPMAIATSSAFLPYAPTTFFNLVFAVAYLRGIRDRSLAAAGVAGVAIGIAFFSRPYTAVLFAAPFIAHALWRVGAAVRRFGAETGRSTPRAFAALGRRALALDRSGELPGPIRRQGLTALFGVLFVGVTLAYNARMTGSPLVFPYQEFAPMDGPGFGERRILGHSVEYTLELALESNGYALAEIATRWFVAGPLGTALAVGGVAAALWGWLADGDVGGLVGRTSGGAARVADGGDVDESSGAPAPSDSPAFRRTAAALLAGVAGSVVVGNLYFWGTHNALADLSDPTDGLASLFGPFYHFDLLVPLAVFGGLGVAVGWRGLTAARERLAARGVSPAVTRVALAVVVVSAVAVAGVAAVDAASEPIDRNAAVGEKLEAAYAPIDETTFEDGLVFLPTPYGEWQNHPFQYLRNGPGLDGDVVYALERDPVENFAVLDAYPDRTLYRYAYHGVWGVSPEAHVVPKLEALDRRSGSTIDPETTVGVPDRVARAQVRVDPRRGAPGGPDHVSYTVSDPGESLAVDWAVTPSGARLPGSESGAGGNASEPVPFDPDGDVIAVTVTLVDPEGATYTYRQEVTVRVTDDGERVEAVWPPERSTCRLVTECGNEGTYLPDEPDTHPEWVVFETDAEASDE is encoded by the coding sequence GTGACGGTCGCGGCCGCGCTGGTCGCCGTCGCGGCCGGCGCCCTGACGTTCGCGATCGCCGCCACCGTCTTTTCGCACCACTCCGCCAACCACGACGAGGGCGTCTACCTCACGCAGGCCGCGCTCCTCCTCGGCGGCCAGCTGGAGTTCCACGCCGGGCCGCTCGCCGACGCCTTCCACCCGTGGTTCTTCATCGAGGACGGCGGGCGGCTCTACCCGAAGTACAACCCGGTCCCGGCGGCGACGTTCGCGGCCTCGATGTGGCTGTTCGGCGAGCCGCGCGTGACGCTCGCGGCGGTCGCCGCGGGCAACGCCGCCTTAGTGTACCTGCTCGGCTCGCAGACGTTCGGTCGGCGGGCGGGGCTCGCCGCGAGCGTCCTGTTCGCCGCGTCGCCGATGGCGATCGCGACGTCGTCGGCGTTCCTCCCGTACGCGCCCACGACGTTCTTCAACCTGGTCTTCGCGGTCGCGTACCTCCGGGGGATCCGCGACCGGTCGCTCGCGGCCGCCGGCGTCGCGGGCGTCGCGATCGGGATCGCCTTCTTCTCGAGGCCGTACACCGCGGTGCTGTTCGCCGCGCCGTTCATCGCTCACGCGCTGTGGCGGGTGGGGGCGGCGGTCCGCCGCTTCGGCGCCGAGACGGGGCGCTCGACGCCGCGCGCGTTCGCGGCTCTCGGCCGCCGCGCGCTCGCGCTCGACCGGTCCGGCGAGCTCCCCGGTCCGATCCGTCGCCAGGGGTTGACGGCGCTGTTCGGCGTCCTGTTCGTCGGGGTCACGCTCGCGTACAACGCCCGGATGACGGGGTCGCCGCTCGTGTTCCCGTACCAGGAGTTCGCGCCGATGGACGGCCCGGGCTTCGGCGAGCGGCGCATCCTCGGCCACTCGGTAGAGTACACGCTCGAGCTGGCGCTGGAGTCGAACGGCTACGCGCTCGCCGAGATCGCGACGCGGTGGTTCGTCGCCGGCCCGCTCGGCACCGCGCTGGCGGTCGGGGGCGTCGCGGCCGCGCTCTGGGGGTGGCTCGCGGACGGAGACGTGGGCGGGCTCGTCGGCCGGACGTCCGGCGGCGCCGCGCGGGTCGCCGACGGCGGCGACGTCGATGAGTCGTCGGGAGCGCCCGCCCCGTCCGACTCCCCCGCATTCCGTCGGACCGCGGCCGCGCTGCTCGCCGGCGTCGCGGGCTCCGTCGTCGTCGGGAACCTGTACTTCTGGGGGACCCACAACGCGCTCGCGGACCTCTCGGACCCGACCGACGGGCTCGCGTCGCTGTTCGGCCCGTTCTACCACTTCGACCTGCTCGTTCCGCTGGCGGTGTTCGGCGGGCTGGGCGTCGCCGTCGGGTGGCGGGGGCTCACCGCGGCCCGCGAGCGGCTCGCGGCCCGCGGCGTCTCGCCCGCGGTCACCCGCGTCGCGCTCGCCGTCGTCGTCGTGAGCGCGGTCGCCGTGGCGGGCGTCGCCGCCGTGGACGCCGCCTCCGAGCCGATCGACCGGAACGCCGCGGTCGGCGAGAAGCTCGAGGCCGCGTACGCGCCGATCGACGAGACGACGTTCGAGGACGGGCTCGTGTTCCTCCCCACGCCGTACGGCGAGTGGCAGAACCACCCGTTCCAGTACCTCCGGAACGGGCCGGGGCTCGACGGCGACGTCGTGTACGCGCTCGAACGCGATCCGGTGGAGAACTTCGCCGTGTTGGACGCCTACCCCGACCGCACGCTGTACCGCTACGCCTACCACGGCGTCTGGGGCGTGAGCCCGGAGGCGCACGTCGTCCCCAAGCTGGAGGCGCTCGACCGCCGCTCCGGGTCGACGATCGACCCCGAGACGACCGTCGGCGTCCCCGACCGCGTCGCCCGCGCGCAGGTGCGCGTCGACCCGCGCCGGGGCGCACCGGGCGGCCCGGACCACGTCTCCTACACCGTGTCGGACCCCGGCGAGTCGCTCGCGGTCGACTGGGCGGTGACCCCCTCGGGCGCCCGGCTCCCCGGCTCGGAGAGCGGGGCCGGCGGGAACGCGAGCGAGCCGGTCCCGTTCGACCCCGACGGCGACGTGATCGCCGTGACCGTGACGCTCGTCGACCCCGAGGGCGCGACGTACACCTACCGGCAGGAGGTGACGGTGCGGGTGACCGACGACGGCGAACGCGTCGAGGCCGTCTGGCCGCCCGAGCGTTCGACCTGCCGGCTCGTCACGGAGTGCGGCAACGAGGGAACCTACCTCCCCGACGAGCCCGACACCCACCCCGAGTGGGTCGTCTTCGAGACGGACGCCGAAGCGAGCGACGAGTAA
- a CDS encoding extracellular solute-binding protein — protein MTEHESNGRDVRRRRFLAATAAVGAAGVAGCMGDDGEDGGDGDDGGPAVGQIGSGRQGRGAPGGTSMAEMPALEGELTVYSGRGEFLVGELVGYIDDLYDDLDLTVRYGGSTDLVNQITNEGEGSPADVFYSVNSGSLGALADEGRTQALPSEVTDKVREEFRTEQWVGTSGRARTVPYNTDEFSESEMPDDIMAYPEEFEGDLGWAPSYGSAQAFITAMRLIEGEEATRDWLEAMVERGASTYPDEFVTCQAIADGEIDAAFTNHYYIQRVLDGNPGAPIATSFTEGDAGAVFNVAGAAVVDTASDADLASNFVRHLLSAEAQDYFARSTFEYPLIPDVEPIGDLPSIDELDVPDIDLTQLSDLEPTIDLMREAGVEI, from the coding sequence ATGACTGAGCACGAATCCAACGGACGCGACGTTCGGCGACGGCGGTTCCTCGCGGCGACGGCCGCGGTCGGCGCGGCGGGCGTCGCCGGTTGCATGGGCGACGACGGAGAGGACGGCGGCGACGGCGACGACGGCGGACCGGCCGTCGGCCAGATCGGGTCCGGCCGCCAGGGTCGCGGGGCCCCCGGCGGGACGTCGATGGCCGAGATGCCGGCGCTGGAGGGCGAGCTCACCGTCTACTCCGGGCGGGGAGAGTTCCTCGTCGGCGAGCTCGTCGGCTACATCGACGACCTGTACGACGACCTCGACCTCACCGTGCGGTACGGCGGCTCGACCGACCTCGTGAACCAGATCACGAACGAGGGCGAGGGGTCGCCCGCGGACGTGTTCTACTCGGTCAACTCCGGCTCGCTCGGCGCGCTCGCGGACGAGGGGCGCACGCAGGCGCTCCCGTCCGAGGTGACCGACAAGGTGCGCGAGGAGTTCCGGACCGAGCAGTGGGTCGGCACCTCCGGGCGCGCCCGGACGGTCCCGTACAACACCGACGAATTCTCGGAGAGCGAGATGCCCGACGACATCATGGCGTACCCCGAGGAGTTCGAGGGCGACCTCGGGTGGGCGCCGTCGTACGGCTCCGCGCAGGCGTTCATCACCGCGATGCGGCTCATCGAGGGCGAGGAGGCCACCCGCGACTGGCTCGAGGCGATGGTCGAGCGCGGCGCCTCGACGTACCCCGACGAGTTCGTCACCTGCCAGGCGATCGCCGACGGCGAGATCGACGCCGCGTTCACGAACCACTACTACATCCAGCGCGTGCTCGACGGGAACCCGGGGGCGCCGATCGCCACCTCGTTCACCGAGGGCGACGCGGGCGCGGTGTTCAACGTCGCCGGCGCCGCGGTCGTCGACACCGCGTCCGACGCCGACCTCGCGTCAAACTTCGTCCGCCATCTGCTGTCGGCGGAGGCGCAGGACTACTTCGCGCGCTCCACCTTCGAGTACCCGCTGATCCCCGACGTCGAGCCGATCGGCGACCTGCCGTCGATCGACGAGCTCGACGTCCCGGACATCGACCTGACGCAGCTGTCGGACCTCGAACCGACGATCGACCTCATGCGCGAGGCCGGCGTCGAGATCTGA
- a CDS encoding alpha-1 4-glucan-protein synthase has translation MEERRPDAASEDICVIVPTIREYECLREYVANAREHGFDVSRLHFVLVTEDFCDVDEMRAMLDDLDVSGEVFDGTRREEWYEANEVAEYGHVVPAASHAETSFGLLYMWADDAFEYGVFIDDDTLPHDEEDYFGRHMENLAFGGSIERVRSDEDWVNVLYDNADEHGLYPRGYPYSAMDETVETDAVDVEAGEVVASQGLWTNVPDLDAVRILMDGDLEGQAQTRTTADDFGEDFVAARGNYLTVCSMNLAFRREVIPAFYQLPMDDNEWDVGRFDDIWSGLFLKRACDVLGKRIYNGDPLCEHNKAARSTFDDLANEVAGLELNEHVWEVVDDEADDADSFAAAFAEMADALAEGDFSEWNNGAFLNHCGEYMRDWLDCLDAIQRTPAPADD, from the coding sequence ATGGAAGAACGCCGCCCAGACGCCGCGAGCGAGGACATCTGCGTGATCGTCCCCACGATCCGCGAATACGAGTGCCTCCGCGAGTACGTCGCGAACGCCCGAGAACACGGGTTCGATGTCTCTCGGCTCCACTTCGTCCTCGTCACTGAGGACTTCTGTGACGTTGACGAGATGCGCGCCATGCTCGACGACCTCGACGTCTCCGGCGAGGTCTTCGACGGCACCCGCCGCGAGGAGTGGTACGAGGCCAACGAGGTCGCGGAGTACGGCCACGTCGTCCCGGCCGCGAGCCACGCCGAGACGAGCTTCGGACTCCTCTACATGTGGGCCGACGACGCCTTCGAGTACGGCGTCTTCATCGACGACGACACGCTCCCCCACGACGAGGAGGACTACTTCGGCCGTCACATGGAGAACCTCGCGTTCGGCGGCTCGATCGAGCGCGTGCGCTCCGACGAGGACTGGGTGAACGTCCTCTACGACAACGCCGACGAGCACGGGCTCTACCCGCGCGGTTACCCCTACTCGGCGATGGACGAGACGGTCGAGACCGACGCGGTCGACGTCGAGGCCGGCGAGGTCGTCGCCTCGCAGGGGCTGTGGACGAACGTCCCGGACCTCGACGCGGTCCGGATCCTGATGGACGGCGACCTCGAAGGGCAGGCGCAGACCCGGACGACCGCCGACGACTTCGGCGAGGACTTCGTCGCCGCGCGCGGAAACTACCTCACCGTCTGCTCGATGAACCTCGCCTTCCGCCGCGAGGTGATCCCCGCGTTCTACCAGCTTCCGATGGACGACAACGAGTGGGACGTCGGGCGGTTCGACGACATCTGGTCGGGCCTCTTCCTCAAGCGCGCCTGCGACGTGCTCGGCAAGCGGATCTACAACGGCGACCCGCTGTGCGAGCACAACAAGGCCGCGCGCTCGACGTTCGACGACCTCGCGAACGAGGTGGCGGGATTGGAGCTGAACGAACACGTCTGGGAAGTCGTCGACGACGAGGCTGACGACGCCGACTCGTTCGCGGCGGCGTTCGCGGAGATGGCCGACGCGCTCGCGGAGGGCGACTTCTCCGAGTGGAACAACGGCGCGTTCCTCAACCACTGCGGCGAGTACATGCGCGACTGGCTCGACTGCCTCGACGCGATCCAGAGAACGCCGGCGCCGGCGGACGACTGA
- a CDS encoding lysylphosphatidylglycerol synthase transmembrane domain-containing protein has translation MTGTDLGDRLRAGFSRERLTALGTLVVLGLGAAVLARGLDADAVVAAVTSADPALLTVALGIYLLSWPVRGRRYGDVLAAMDRRCRTGFLTATVFASQTANLVVPARAGDGVRAYLLKDRRDVPYPPGVASLAVERAFDLVAIGALGGVALAFLLLTGRSPESGESVGTVAPSTALAAAAGIAAVAGVLSVATVAVARSDRRFGPGLRARVAGLGPDRSRLARVVDAAVRFGASVRVVAADPRRLGAVFLWSVLIWALDVLTAVLVLAALTGGVGGAVPTPTLLVVGTLAVSVGNLAKVLPLSQGGIGLYEAAFTGLVVSATGLPVETALAAAILDHALKNAVTLAGGGVAALALGVSPTAGPAGDGESTPPVQADGGSVAGDAGAGDAAGDTAPNAAGESESSHSGPSDF, from the coding sequence GTGACGGGGACCGACCTCGGGGACCGGCTCCGCGCCGGGTTCTCGCGGGAGCGGCTCACCGCTCTCGGGACGCTCGTCGTCCTCGGCCTCGGCGCGGCGGTCCTCGCCCGGGGCCTCGACGCGGACGCGGTAGTCGCGGCGGTGACGTCGGCCGACCCGGCGCTTCTGACCGTCGCGCTCGGTATCTACCTGCTCTCGTGGCCGGTCAGGGGGCGGCGGTACGGCGACGTGCTCGCGGCCATGGACCGCCGCTGCCGGACCGGCTTCCTCACCGCGACCGTCTTCGCCAGCCAGACCGCGAACCTCGTCGTCCCGGCCCGCGCCGGCGACGGGGTCCGCGCGTACCTGCTCAAGGACCGGCGGGACGTGCCGTATCCGCCCGGCGTCGCCTCGCTCGCGGTCGAGCGCGCGTTCGACCTCGTCGCCATCGGCGCGCTCGGGGGCGTCGCGCTCGCGTTCCTGCTCCTGACCGGTCGGTCGCCCGAGTCGGGCGAGTCGGTGGGCACCGTCGCGCCGTCGACCGCGCTCGCGGCCGCGGCCGGCATCGCCGCCGTCGCCGGCGTCCTCTCGGTCGCGACCGTCGCGGTCGCCCGGAGCGACCGGCGATTCGGACCCGGGCTCCGAGCTCGGGTCGCGGGCCTCGGGCCGGACCGCTCCCGACTCGCGCGAGTCGTCGACGCCGCCGTCCGGTTCGGCGCGTCCGTCAGGGTCGTCGCCGCCGATCCGCGTCGCCTCGGAGCGGTGTTCCTCTGGAGCGTTCTGATCTGGGCGCTCGACGTCCTCACCGCCGTGCTCGTGCTCGCCGCGCTCACGGGCGGGGTCGGGGGGGCCGTCCCGACTCCGACGCTGCTCGTCGTCGGGACGCTCGCGGTCAGCGTCGGCAACCTCGCGAAGGTGCTCCCGCTCTCGCAGGGCGGCATCGGGCTGTACGAGGCGGCGTTCACCGGCCTCGTCGTGAGCGCGACGGGGCTCCCGGTCGAGACGGCGCTCGCGGCGGCGATCCTCGACCACGCGCTGAAGAACGCCGTCACGCTCGCCGGCGGTGGGGTCGCCGCGCTCGCGCTCGGAGTTTCGCCGACCGCCGGTCCCGCGGGGGACGGCGAGTCGACTCCCCCGGTGCAGGCCGACGGGGGGAGCGTCGCCGGCGACGCCGGTGCGGGGGACGCGGCCGGCGATACGGCGCCGAACGCCGCCGGAGAGAGCGAGTCGTCGCACTCCGGACCGTCAGATTTTTAG
- a CDS encoding rhomboid family intramembrane serine protease, producing the protein MRATLETLAAAALVGVAQGALRLVGLAGVFALAAPLSVAPWTVVTSVYAHGSIGHLLANGLALLLVGPLVERRTTRPRFHAFVVATGAVAGIAQVTLGGVIGPPTAVLGLSGAVFALGGYLLAGNVVTATLFDRLRLPPRAQFALFGLAAVALTATTAAPGVALIAHATGAFCGLLAGRVGVLDVR; encoded by the coding sequence ATGCGCGCCACCCTCGAAACCCTCGCGGCCGCCGCGCTCGTCGGGGTCGCGCAGGGGGCGCTGCGCCTCGTCGGCCTCGCGGGCGTCTTCGCGCTCGCGGCCCCGCTGTCCGTCGCTCCCTGGACCGTCGTCACCAGCGTGTACGCGCACGGGTCGATCGGTCACCTGCTGGCGAACGGGCTCGCGCTGCTCCTCGTCGGCCCGCTCGTCGAACGGCGGACGACGCGGCCCCGCTTCCACGCGTTCGTGGTGGCGACCGGGGCGGTCGCCGGGATCGCGCAGGTGACGCTCGGCGGGGTGATCGGTCCGCCGACCGCCGTGTTGGGGCTGAGCGGCGCCGTCTTCGCGCTCGGCGGCTACCTGCTCGCCGGCAACGTCGTGACCGCGACGCTGTTCGACCGACTGCGGCTCCCGCCGCGCGCGCAGTTCGCGCTGTTCGGGCTCGCCGCCGTCGCGCTCACCGCGACGACCGCGGCGCCGGGCGTCGCCCTGATCGCCCACGCGACCGGCGCGTTCTGCGGGCTCCTCGCGGGACGCGTGGGGGTATTGGACGTTCGGTGA
- the rpsJ gene encoding 30S ribosomal protein S10, which yields MQQARVRLAGTSPEDLDDICDDVREIADSTGVALSGPIPLPTKTLEIPSRKSPDGEGTATWEHWEMRVHKRLIDIDADERALRQLMRVQVPNDVSIEIVLED from the coding sequence ATGCAGCAGGCACGCGTCCGCCTCGCCGGCACGAGCCCCGAGGACCTCGACGACATCTGCGACGACGTCCGCGAGATCGCGGACTCGACGGGGGTCGCCCTGTCGGGCCCGATCCCGCTGCCGACGAAGACGCTCGAGATCCCGTCGCGAAAGTCCCCGGACGGTGAGGGGACGGCGACGTGGGAGCACTGGGAGATGCGCGTCCACAAGCGTCTGATCGACATCGACGCCGACGAACGCGCGCTCCGCCAGCTCATGCGCGTCCAAGTGCCGAACGACGTCAGCATCGAGATCGTTCTCGAAGACTAA
- the tuf gene encoding translation elongation factor EF-1 subunit alpha: MSDKPHQNLAIIGHVDHGKSTLVGRLLFETGSVPEHVIEQHREEAEEKGKGGFEFAYVMDNLAEERERGVTIDIAHQEFDTDNYYFTIVDCPGHRDFVKNMITGASQADNAVLVVAADDGVAPQTREHVFLARTLGINELIIGVNKMDLVDYQESTYNEVIEEVKNLLNQVRFATDDTTFVPISAFEGDNVSEASENTPWYDGPTLLESLNDLPESEPPTDAPLRLPIQDVYTISGIGTVPVGRVETGILNTGDNVSFQPSDVGGEVKTVEMHHEEVPKAEPGDNVGFNVRGIGKDDIRRGDVCGPADDPPSVAETFKAQVVVMQHPSVITAGYTPVFHAHTAQVACTIESIDQKIDPSSGEVAEENPDFIKSGDAAVVTVRPQKPLSIEPSGEIPELGSFAIRDMGQTIAAGKVLEVNER, translated from the coding sequence ATGAGTGACAAACCGCACCAGAACCTGGCCATTATCGGCCACGTCGACCACGGCAAGAGTACGCTCGTGGGTCGCCTCCTCTTCGAGACGGGGAGCGTCCCCGAGCACGTAATCGAGCAGCACCGCGAGGAAGCCGAAGAGAAGGGCAAGGGCGGCTTCGAGTTCGCCTACGTGATGGACAACCTCGCCGAGGAGCGCGAGCGCGGCGTCACGATCGACATCGCCCACCAGGAGTTCGACACGGACAACTACTACTTCACCATCGTCGACTGCCCGGGCCACCGTGACTTCGTGAAGAACATGATCACGGGCGCCTCGCAGGCCGACAACGCGGTGCTCGTCGTCGCGGCCGACGACGGCGTCGCGCCCCAGACCCGAGAGCACGTGTTCCTGGCCCGCACGCTGGGCATCAACGAGCTCATCATCGGCGTCAACAAGATGGACCTGGTCGACTACCAGGAGTCCACCTACAACGAGGTCATCGAGGAGGTCAAGAACCTGCTCAACCAGGTCCGCTTCGCGACCGACGACACGACCTTCGTGCCGATCTCCGCGTTCGAGGGCGACAACGTCTCCGAGGCGTCCGAGAACACGCCTTGGTACGACGGCCCCACTCTGCTGGAGTCGCTTAACGACCTGCCGGAGTCCGAGCCGCCGACGGACGCGCCGCTCCGACTCCCCATCCAGGACGTCTACACCATCTCCGGCATCGGGACCGTCCCCGTGGGACGCGTCGAGACCGGGATCCTCAACACCGGCGACAACGTCTCCTTCCAGCCGTCCGACGTGGGCGGCGAAGTGAAGACGGTCGAGATGCACCACGAGGAAGTGCCCAAGGCCGAGCCCGGTGACAACGTCGGGTTCAACGTCCGCGGCATCGGCAAGGACGACATCCGTCGCGGCGACGTCTGTGGTCCGGCCGACGACCCGCCGAGCGTCGCCGAGACGTTCAAGGCGCAGGTCGTCGTCATGCAGCACCCGTCGGTCATCACGGCCGGGTACACGCCCGTCTTCCACGCCCACACGGCGCAGGTCGCCTGTACGATCGAGTCGATCGATCAGAAGATCGACCCGTCGTCCGGCGAGGTCGCCGAGGAGAACCCGGACTTCATCAAGTCCGGCGACGCCGCGGTCGTCACCGTGCGCCCCCAGAAACCGCTCAGCATCGAGCCGTCCGGCGAGATCCCGGAACTCGGCAGCTTCGCCATCCGCGACATGGGTCAGACCATCGCGGCCGGCAAGGTGCTCGAAGTCAACGAGCGATAA
- a CDS encoding homoserine dehydrogenase has protein sequence MRLAVVGAGAVGRSVVDLASEYGHEVVAVADSSTAVVADGTGGRDAGVDPDAVVARKTERGIVGDDDPADALAADYDVLVEATPTTLGDAEPGFSHVTRALERDRHAVLANKGPVAERFGDLRAAVDDSAGEIRFEATVGGAIPAVSTVEDIEPGHVTAVRGVLNGTANFILTRMAAEGLDYEHVLAEAQDLGVAEADPSFDVDGTDAALKCVILANVLSFGAADDPADAREFTLDDADVAGIRDVPGSALRLAAEDGRTVRLIGEATGETVRVAPRLVPENGTLAVSGTQNIVQIETTHAGRLNISGRGAGGPETASAVLGDVGRLE, from the coding sequence GTGAGACTCGCCGTCGTCGGCGCGGGCGCGGTCGGGCGCTCTGTCGTCGACCTCGCGAGCGAGTACGGCCACGAGGTCGTCGCCGTCGCGGACTCCTCGACGGCGGTCGTCGCGGACGGGACGGGCGGCCGGGACGCCGGCGTCGACCCCGACGCGGTGGTGGCCCGGAAGACGGAGCGGGGGATCGTCGGCGACGACGACCCCGCGGACGCGCTCGCGGCCGACTACGACGTCCTCGTCGAGGCGACGCCGACGACCCTCGGCGACGCCGAGCCCGGCTTCTCGCACGTGACTCGCGCGCTGGAGCGCGACCGCCACGCCGTGCTCGCGAACAAGGGCCCGGTCGCGGAGCGCTTCGGCGACCTGCGGGCCGCCGTCGACGACAGCGCGGGCGAGATCCGGTTCGAGGCGACCGTCGGCGGGGCGATCCCCGCGGTCTCGACCGTCGAGGACATCGAGCCCGGCCACGTCACCGCGGTCCGCGGCGTACTCAACGGGACGGCGAACTTCATCCTCACCCGGATGGCCGCGGAGGGGCTCGACTACGAGCACGTGCTCGCGGAGGCGCAGGACCTCGGCGTCGCCGAGGCCGACCCCTCCTTCGACGTCGACGGGACCGACGCCGCGCTCAAGTGCGTCATCCTCGCGAACGTGCTCTCGTTCGGCGCGGCTGACGACCCGGCCGACGCCCGGGAGTTCACGCTCGACGACGCCGACGTGGCGGGGATCCGCGACGTGCCCGGCTCGGCGCTCCGGCTCGCCGCCGAGGACGGCCGGACGGTCCGGCTTATCGGCGAGGCGACCGGGGAGACCGTCCGGGTCGCTCCGCGGCTCGTCCCCGAGAACGGGACGCTCGCGGTCTCCGGGACGCAGAACATCGTCCAGATCGAGACCACGCACGCCGGCCGGCTCAACATCTCGGGCCGGGGCGCCGGTGGTCCGGAGACCGCGAGCGCGGTGCTCGGAGACGTCGGCCGGTTGGAGTAG
- a CDS encoding amino acid-binding protein: MSDAPEGVDGRADDDPTPDGGHASATPSTHTVRLELVDEPGQLLAALQPIADNGGNLLSIYHERGNKTPRGRIPVEVDFEATQERFEGIVEALRSEGVNVMQAGTERYAEEVTLLLFGHLIDTDLSDTLSRIEACASASVADVSLAAPQGTEEASSARLRLEARAGETEAALAAVRELAEEKELRLVEPLTGVEA; the protein is encoded by the coding sequence GTGAGCGACGCGCCCGAGGGGGTCGACGGCCGGGCGGATGACGATCCCACCCCAGACGGCGGGCACGCCTCGGCGACGCCGTCGACGCACACGGTGCGGCTCGAGCTCGTCGACGAGCCGGGGCAGTTGCTCGCCGCCCTCCAACCGATCGCCGACAACGGGGGGAACCTCCTCTCGATCTACCACGAGCGCGGGAACAAGACCCCGCGCGGTCGGATCCCGGTCGAAGTCGACTTCGAAGCCACGCAGGAGCGCTTCGAGGGGATCGTCGAGGCCCTCCGGAGCGAGGGCGTGAACGTGATGCAGGCGGGGACAGAGCGGTACGCCGAGGAGGTGACGCTGCTGCTGTTCGGCCACCTCATCGACACTGACCTCTCCGACACGCTCTCGCGGATCGAGGCGTGCGCGTCGGCGTCGGTCGCCGACGTGTCGCTCGCGGCCCCCCAGGGGACCGAGGAGGCGTCGAGCGCGCGGCTTCGCCTAGAGGCCCGCGCCGGCGAGACGGAGGCCGCGCTCGCGGCGGTCCGGGAGCTGGCCGAGGAGAAGGAGCTACGCCTGGTCGAGCCGCTCACGGGGGTGGAGGCGTGA